One Amaranthus tricolor cultivar Red isolate AtriRed21 chromosome 10, ASM2621246v1, whole genome shotgun sequence genomic window carries:
- the LOC130825217 gene encoding ATP-citrate synthase beta chain protein 2 translates to MATGQLFSKTTQALFYNYKQLPIQRMLDFDFLCGRETPSVAGIINPGSEGFQKLFFGQEEIAIPVHSTIEAACAAHPTADVFINFASFRSAAASSMSALKQPTIKVVAIIAEGVPESDTKQLIGFARANNKVVIGPATVGGIQAGSFKIGDTAGTIDNIIQCKLYRPGSVGFVSKSGGMSNELYNSIARVTDGIYEGIAIGGDVFPGSTLSDHVLRFNNIPQVKMIVVLGELGGRDEYSLVEALKQGKINKPVVAWVSGTCARLFKSEVQFGHAGAKSGGEMESAQAKNQALREAGAVVPDSYEAFEGAIKQTFDKLAEEGKITPVKEFTPPQIPEDLNLAIKSGKVRAPTHIISTISDDRGEEPCYAGVPMSSIVEQGLGVGDVISLLWFKRSLPRYCTKFIEICIMLCADHGPCVSGAHNTIVTARAGKDLVSSLVAGLLTIGPRFGGAIDDAARYFKDAYDRNLTPYEFVESMKKKGIRVPGIGHRIKRGDNRDKRVELLQEFARTHFPSVKYMEYAVQVETYTLSKANNLVLNVDGAIGSLFLDLLSGSGMFTKQEINEIVDIGYLNGLFVLARSIGLVGHTFDQKRLKQPLYRHPWEDVLYTK, encoded by the exons ATGGCCACCGGACAGCTTTTTTCTAAAACTACTCAAGCattgttttataattataaacagCTGCCTATCCAACGGATGCTTGATTTTGATTTCCTATGTG GGAGAGAAACACCTTCTGTTGCTGGAATCATCAATCCTGGTTCTGAAGGATTTCAAAAATTGTTTTTTGGTCAGGAAGAAATTGCCATCCCTGTACATTCCAC CATTGAAGCAGCTTGTGCTGCACATCCTACAGCTGAtgtatttatcaattttgctTCTTTTAGAAG TGCGGCTGCTTCTTCTATGTCAGCACTGAAGCAACCAACCATTAAAGTCGTTGCTATAATTGCTGAAGGTGTTCCTGAGTCGGACACCAAGCAGTTGATTGGATTTGCCCGGGCTAACAATAAG GTTGTTATTGGTCCTGCTACTGTGGGAGGCATCCAAGCTGGATCCTTCAAGATTGGGGACACTGCTGGGACTATTGACAACATTATCCAGTGCAAGCTTTACAGGCCTGGATCTGTTGGTTTTGTTTCTAAATCC gGTGGCATGTCTAATGAACTGTATAATTCAATTGCACGTGTAACAGATGGAATTTATGAGG GTATTGCCATAGGAGGAGATGTTTTTCCTGGATCAACTCTATCTGATCATGTGTTGAGGTTCAACAACATCCCACAG GTTAAGATGATTGTTGTCCTAGGAGAGTTGGGTGGACGGGATGAATACTCCCTTGTTGAAGCCCTGAAACAGGGAAAAATAAATAAGCCGGTTGTTGCTTGGGTCAGTGGAACCTGTGCAAGGCTCTTCAAATCAGAAGTGCAATTTGGCCATGCT GGCGCAAAAAGTGGCGGTGAAATGGAATCTGCCCAAGCAAAAAATCAAGCATTGAGAGAAGCTGGAGCTGTTGTTCCTGATTCTTATGAAGCATTTGAGGGTGCTATCAAGCAGACATTTGACAAATTG GCTGAAGAGGGCAAGATCACACCAGTGAAGGAATTTACACCTCCACAAATACCTGAGGATCTAAACTTAGCGATAAAAAGCGGAAAAGTTCGTGCTCCAACTCACATTATCTCTACCATTTCTGACGACCGAG GTGAAGAGCCATGTTATGCTGGGGTTCCAATGTCTTCCATCGTAGAGCAAggtcttggtgttggtgatgtTATTTCCTTGCTGTGGTTCAAACGTAGTCTTCCTCGTTACTGTACAAAGTTTATTGAG atTTGTATCATGCTGTGTGCCGACCATGGCCCATGTGTCTCTGGTGCTCACAACACAATAGTTACAGCAAGAGCTGGGAAAGACCTTGTTTCAAGTCTTGTTGCAG GTTTGCTTACTATTGGACCTAGATTTGGTGGGGCCATTGATGATGCAGCTCGATACTTCAAGGATGCATATGATCGG AATTTGACACCTTACGAGTTTGTCGAAAGTATGAAGAAGAAGGGAATTCGTGTCCCAGGAATTGGACACAG GATCAAGAGAGGAGACAACAGAGACAAAAGAGTAGAGCTCTTGCAGGAATTTGCTCGCACTCATTTTCCGTCTGTAAAATACATGGAGTATGCTGTCCAAGTCGAGACTTACACCCTTTCAAAGGCAAACAACTTGGTTCTAAATGTAGATGGTGCTATTGGTTCTCTCTTCCTGGATCTCCTATCCGGTAGTGGAATGTTCACAAAGCAAGAGATTAACGAGATTGTTGACATTGGTTATCTGAATGGACTCTTTGTGTTAGCACGTTCAATTGGTTTAGTCGG GCACACCTTTGATCAGAAGAGATTGAAGCAGCCGCTGTACCGCCACCCATGGGAGGATGTTCTGTACACAAAATAA